A segment of the Sphingobacterium oryzagri genome:
TCTTGCCGGGTTTTGCCTACGAGCTCCAGGTAATTGTCGTTTACCTCGACGACCAACAAATCACTGGCACGAATAACACAGATTCCGACGGGCGCTTGTCTGATCAATAATCGAAAACGCTCTTCACTATCCACCAATTCGTCGTGTTTGGCGGCCAACTTATCTTGAGCGTCCATAAGCTCTTCATTGGTCGCAGATAATTCTTCTACTGTAGCCGCCAACTCGTCGTTTAGCGAACTCGTTTCCTCAACCAAACTTTGTTCGTTTGCCAAACTGCGCTCGAGCAACTGCCGTTGTTCCACTTTTGCCGTAATATCGTCTGCAGATACAATAATCCCAAGTACCAAGCCATTTTCATCGACTAAAGGATCGTAATAAAAGCTGACATATTTCGTTGCGGGCCCGCTAGGTGAATTGTAATAAAATATCTGTTCTTCCTGGCCGTAACCGACACCCGATTCGTAAACCTGTCTTAAAAATGCTGGAAACGGTTGATCGACTAACTCGGGTAGCACATCCATCAGTTCTTGTCCGGTGACATCGTCAATCGTTTTCTCCCAAAGATTTACTAATGCCTGATTCGCATGTTCTATTACCCAGTTTTGTCCGCGAAGAATCATGAGCGGATAATGTGCGGTCATGACCAAACTATGTAAGCTGCTTTCGGACTGCGCAATGGCTTTTACACCACGCTCCACCCTACTTTCCAGTTCCAAATTAAATCTTTCGAGCACTTGGTTTGCCTCTTGCAGATCTTGCAGTGTAGCATTTAAACGATCGTTGGCCAATGCTAATTCTTTGCTCGAGAGCAAGAGCTCTTCATGGAGTTCATCCGACCGCCTGTCACGCTGTACTTCGTCCGTCACGTTGTGCGTGGTGACGAGCAGATAAGCAATTTCTCCCTGCTCATCGGGGACGGGCATAATTTCCAATTGCCACCAACAGGGCAAAATAGCTTTTCCGTCTTGTTCAAATATGTCGTACCGAAAAACAGGCATTTTAACGACGCTTGCACTGCTGATCGCACTGATCAGCGCATTTTTTAAAAGCGCCGGTCCGTCACTGCCCGCTATCCGTGGTTCGTAAGCCGTCCAGATGCTTTGCCCGCGGTGGTCGTCTGTTCGATTTGCCGTGGCTTGTTGATGCGCTTTATTGTAATCTATGATTGTAAAATCCGGCGCATCGGCGGCTAAAATAATACGCGGCACCGCCGACTGGAACAACGCTTGAAAAATCGGGGCGGCTATTTGGTTCATGTCGCTAAAATAGAAAGTTAAATTGAATCCGAATCAAAGATATTCGATTTTACAACAGCTTGGGCGATCTTTTAAAATTAGTTTTGTCAGATGCATTTCCTGGAGGCAACGTAATCCTTCTTTATCACCAAATTAATTTGTTTTGTACACCGCCCCAAAGGGGGGGCATGTTGTTGTCGCGTAAGCTTTTACTGTAAATATAAAGCCGCGCGTAGGTCAATTACTTATTTGTTGAAATCTGTCTAATTTGTCGTATACCATATGTTAGATTATTCCGTAAGTGTAAGATAGTGTACGCGAATACATGCTTTGATTTCTAACATTCCGCGGGGATCACAGCTTGACAGCCAAATTGTTTGCTTTTGATGTACGCGCCCATTTTGGGTCGCTTATCGATGCGTAGCCTATTTATAAAAAAATCTGAACCCGCTGCGGTCAATCAAACTGTTGTCAATTAAAGTAGAAAACCATCAGGATTTTTGGTGAGAAAGTCAGTATATTAGCCGCAAAGCATGAACTATGCTAGGTCATGGATGAAAAGCAGGCTTAGTATTGATGTAAAAAAGCAAGATTTACCTAACATTAGCACAGATGGCAAAAGACCAACCATTGGCCGAGATGAGTACAGACGAATTGATAAAAAATCAAAAACGCATTACGTTTATGACAAGTATTTTAGGCGGCATGCTGATTTTATTACTTGGGCTAACGATTCAAACGTGGATAAACAACGGACGTAGCCCGCTGATTGCCGTTCCCTTTGCGCTCGCCCCCATTGTGGTGATAAACATCAAAAAGATCAATGCAATCAAGCAAGAGTTAAAGTCGCGCGGTATTTAAAAATAACGATTACCGCGCTATGCTTTCAAAAAATTAGCGTACCATTCGCCGGAAGATTTGACTGTACGCTCCTGGTTCTCAAAATCTACGTGAACTAAACCAAATCGTGGATAATAGCCTTCAGCCCATTCAAAATTATCAAGAAAGGTCCAAACGAAATATCCTTTAACCGGCACACCTTCCTGCTTGGCGCGCAATACTTGCCCGATAGCATCTTGTAAATACTGTAATCTTTTCGGGTCATGCACGCGATCATCCTCTTTTAAATCTGGAAATGCCGCGCCATTTTCGGTGATGATAAGCGGAGGCATATTCTCGTAAGCAGCAAACTTTTTCAAGATATGATAAATCGATTCCGGATAAACTTCCCAATTCATTGCCGTCATCTCCACCTTTCGTTCTTTTGCGCTCACGATCTTAGCCTGTAAAAACGGAACAAACATCGCGTATCGAATGATTTCACGTGTATAGTTTTGCAAGCCAATAAAGTCCATGTCAAATTTCAAATCAGCCAGATCATTTTGGCGCATATACTTTTCGATACGATTTAACACCTTTATTTCGGCTGTTGGATAGCCTAAGCCTAACAGCGGCTCGATAAATAATCTATTGAGCAAGGCATCTGCCTTTTTAGCGGCAAAAATATCTTTTGGCCGGCTTGAAAACTGCTCAACGTGTGAACAGGAAAATGTGCTGCCCACAACACTGTCGGCTTGCCATGATTTGATAACGCGGCCACCATGCGCCTGGGCTAAAGCCGCGTGATGCGCCGCCGCAAGAAAATTATCCAATCCTTTTTTTCCGGGCGCGTGCACACCAAAAAAATAGCCCGCCGCTGTAAATACCGTTGGTTCGTTTAAGACCATCCAATGCTTGACACGATCAGCAAATAGCTGCACACAGACAGCCACGTAATCGGCAAACCACTCTTTTACATCACGATTTAGCCATCCGCCCTTCAACTCAAGTGCGTGCGGAAGATCCCAGTGATATAATGTAACCCAAGGCGTAATACCTAGCGATAAGGAAAGGTCGATTAGTCGGTTATAAAAATCTACACCGGCTTGGTTTATTTCGCCCACGCCATTGGGAATGATACGACTCCAGGCAATAGAAAATCTATAATTACGGATATTCAGGCGATGCATCAATTCCAGATCATCGATGTAACGATTGTAAAAATCGCAAGCAATATCGCCTTTATGATTTTGGAAAATTTTATTTTTTTTCTGCACGAAGATGTCCCATATAGATGGCGCCTTACCATCGTGTAAATGCGCTCCTTCGATTTGATATGCAGCAGTAGAAACGCCCCAGACGAAATCATCGCCAAAGGCTTCCTTGGAAAAATGCATAGGCAATAAAGTTTTTGTAGCAGCCGAAGCTGGGAAAGAAATAGAAGTGAATGCTCAACATCAATTACCGAACCGTCTTAGATTTTGTGTGATCTAAGCGGTGAATAAAACGAGCTAAACTGTGTCACAAACAAATGGAAAATAATCCTTTGAAAGAAATATGTGATCTTTTTCATCGCTATTGTTTTTAAACGAACGAATCTTCTTATATACTGACATAAATAAACGACTTTTTTATAAATAACACATTAGTAGTATATTAAGTTTTTGTAAAGTACTCAAATAAATATCTCTCGCGCGTGGCGCTGCTATGTTTTCAGTATGTTTGTACGTCTACAACAAAAAAAAGACTATGCCTGATTTAAAAAAGAAAGTGGCAACTGCTGCCCTAGCCTACATCAAACCTCGGCAAGTGATCGGCCTTGGTGCCGGCTCGACAATCAATCATTTGATCAATGGTATTCAACAAGCGATTTCATTTCAATCTACCCTAACGTTTGTCACGCCCTGTGCTGAGACAGAACGGCAACTTGTACGGCATGGCCTTGTTTGCATAAACAGCGACAATCTGGCAAAGATTGATCTTTATTTTGACAGTTGCGATCAGGTGGATGCACAGCTGAATGCGTTAAAAAGTGGCGGCGGCATACATGCCAACGAAAAAATATGCGCGGCCATGGCCGATGATTTTTATTTGCTGGTAGATCGATCGAAACTTGTGGCCACGCTTTCTAACGACTTTCCATTGTGCATAGAAGTGCTGCCGAAGGCGCTGTGTTGGCTCGTTGAACAAATTGAGCGGCGCTATGAAGCCTATGGCGCGAAAGTCGCGATACGCGAGAGTCCTAAATCTACAGGCCCAATCAGAACCGATAACGGAAATTTTTTAGCCGACGTTTTTTTTCAACGTTTGCCGGAATTGGCGGTGTTAAATACCGAAATCAAACAGTTTCCTGGTTTGGTGGAGCATTCACTATTTTATCAATTGGCGACGCATATGCTTGTTGCCGACGAAGATACGGTACAGCTGCTGCCTGCTAAGTGATCATGCGGTGCCTTGCTTAACGGCTTGAAAACAGCGCATTCTTTCTGAAGTTGCTCCACACGCGGGCGATAGTTGTCCCCATAATCTCTGGATTTTTCTGTGCTAGTTAGCAATCCCGCCGTTTCAGCATTGTCTGATTTTCCAAGAAAATTGGTTTTTAATGCTCGTTAGCGGTTTTATTGGAGTAAATTAGCGGGTATATAGCGCTAAAATGAAGAGCAAAGAGATTAACGACACCGCCAAAGAGCAAAAAGCGAATGATAATATAGAGCAGCCGACCGCGTACAACGCATTGTTTCCAATTGTGGGAATTGGCGGAGGCAAAGGTTCTTTAACGGCCTTAGAGCAATTTTTTAAGCATATGCCTGCGCAATCTGGGATGGGTTTCGTTTTTGTATTCCATCAAGATGCTGCGGATATGCCTGATTTTGTAAATCTCATCAAGTCGTACACTACCATTCCGGTGGTCGAGGCGCAAGACGGCGTTATTGTGCAGCCAGATCATATTTATGTGTCGCCCTGTGGCGTTGATACGGGCATACATCAAGGTAAACTTTTGTTGTTTCAGCCTGCAGCCGACAGAAGCACACAAATGTGTATCGATCATTTTTTTCAAAGCTTAGCTGAAGATCAGGGAAAACGTGCGGTAGGCATTGTCTTATCTGGTTGTGGCGTAGATGGCGAAACGGGTATTCGGATGATTAAAGAGCAATTTGGACTCACGTTGGCGCAGGAACCATTGACTGCGGAATTACCAAATATGCCTATTGCATCGGTAAAAACGCAAATGGTGGATTATATTTTGCCTGTTGATGAGATGCCGCGAAAACTCGTGCAGTACCTCAGTCATCCGGCCTTGCTTTTTTCGGAGGATGATGGTGAAGTTCAAGATCAAGCGGATAATAGTATTTACATTCAGAAGATTTTGCTTCTGTTGCGCTCCAACACGGGGCATGACTTTAGCCTTTACAAGACAAACACCATCTTTCGTCGTATAGACAGACGTATTGCGTTTCATCGGTTGCAGCATTACGAAGATTATGTCAATTATTTACGGGAAAATCCCACAGAGATCGAAACCCTCCTAAATGAATTGTTGATTGGCGTGACCAAATTTTTTCGCGATAGAAAAGCGTTTGATGTGCTGAAAAAGCAAATTCACAGTCTGCTCACGCATAAAAAACAAGATGAGCCTATCCGCATTTGGATTGCGGGTTGTTCTACTGGCGAGGAGGCCTACTCGATCGCCATTTTAGTGAGCGAATTTTTAGAAGCCAGCAAGCAAAAGCGCAAACCGCGGGTGCAAATTTTTGCTACAGACCTGGATGCCAACGCGATTGAACATGCGCGTTCAGGCTTCTACTCGGGCAATATTGCGTCTGAACTGACAGCATGGCAATTGGAGCGCTTTTTCATAAAAAAGAGCGACGGCTATGTGGTAAAAAAGGAAATCCGTGAATTGATTGTGTTTGCACAACACAACCTGGTTAAAGATGCTCCCTTTACACGCCTTGATATGTTGTGCTGCCGAAATGTTATGATTTACCTGACGGCTGAACTCCAAAAGAAAATATTACCCATATTTCATTATTCGCTGCTTTCTGGCGGTATTCTATTCTTGGGGCCTGCGGAATCTGTGGGTACTTTCCACGAGATGTTTGATGTGTTAGATTCCAAATGGAAAATTTTCAAACGAAAAGAAGGAATTTCCACCGTGGGCAAGTTTCTCGATTTTCCATTTCATGTCGGCAATAACGACAAAGTAACTGCGGCGAAAAAAAATCCGCCACGCAAGATAAATCCACTGGCAGAAGATTTTAATCACTTGCTGCTGGAAAAGCATACCCCGGCATCGCTGTTGTTAAACGATCGAGGCGAGATTTTGTATGTGAATGGTCAAACAAATCGTTATATCCAGTTGCAGGCTGGCGAGGCGGTTATGAATATCCACCGCATGATCAGGGAGGAGTTGAAGTATGTGCTTGGTAATGCACTGCATCAGGCCAGTTCGAGCAAGCAGCGCGTAGAAGTGAAAGACGTGAAGATCAAAGAGGGCTCCGCCTTACATCTGGTCAGCTTTGCGGTAGATTATCTAGAGGAATCCAGTTTGCATGGCTTGCTTATGGTTAGTTTTTCAGAGCAATATGCGCATGAGCAAACGAAAGAAGCAAACGCGAAAGCCAATATCAGCGAAGCGGCTATCGACGACTTACAAAAGGAACTGATCTATACCAAGCAGCAGCTTCACCAGACTATTGAACAAATGGAGATCTCGCTGGAAGAGTTAAAATCGACCAATGAGGAGCTGCAAAGTACGAACGAAGAACTGCAAAGCACCAACGAGGAAGCACTTACCACGCGTGAAGAAATGCAGACGCTGAATGAACAGTTAATGACGGTAAACCTGCAATATCAAAAGAAAGCGGAGGAATTGACGGTGTTGCAGAACGATCTTAAAAATCTGCACGATAGTACAGAAGATGGTACGGTGTTTCTGGATGTCCAGTTGCACATCCTGCGTTATACGCCACAAGCTGGAAAATTATTGCGCATAACGCTTGAAGATATTGGTAGCTCGGCCGTTAGCTTTTTAGCAAAATTCGGGCTTTCTGATCTTCCGGTGCTAATCAATACGGTTATCGAAACCTTACATACCAAAACGATAGAGCTGCAACATCAGGACGGCGATTGGTATGCCGTGCGTATCGCCGCCTATCGCACACTGGATAATTTCATCAGCGGTGTCGTGCTTACTTTTAGCAATATCACTCGCGAAAAAAAACTGGGTTTGCGCTATGCCGCCTTATCCGGCTTTACGCAGAAAGTTATCGACGCTGATGGCGCGGCTGTTGCGTTGCTTTATCCGAATAAGCAACTGTTGGCTTACAATCATGCTTTCCAACGACTTTTTCCGCTCGTTAAAGCAGAAAACCTGGAACTTTCTTTCGATGAGATTGTTCAACGTACGTGGGATGCTGAAAACATCTCCGAACGACTAGCAACTATGGGTAAAGTAGATGAAGAAATAAACATCGCGTATCGCAAAAATGGAACAGATAACAAGTTTTTAGTATCTGTAGAGCGTATTTTTATCGATGGGGCTGACCAAATTATTATGTATGTAAAGTTTGAACAGAAATGATCGAGAAAAGACCTGATGATAAGGCAGATAAAAAACAGTTCAGTGTGCTAAGAGAAAAAGCCGAACAGCTTTTATTGAGCGATCCCGCTCGATTGCCAAAAGAAGGCGAAGTGGGCGTATTACTCGATGAGCTCGAGGTTTACGAACTGGAACTACAAATGCAAAACGAAGAGCTTAGACGTTCGCAAGAACTGTTGGAGCGCGAACGCGCTAAATTTGCTTCGCTCTTTGACGCGGCTCCGGTTGCCTACCTGGTTATTGACCAGACAGGCGTAATTACGTCGGTCAATCAACGTGCCCTTGATTTATTGGGCGTTCAGTTTTCTGGAGAAGTGCTTGGCAAGAACTTCTCGATGTTTATCGCAGTAGATTCTCATCAGCGTTACTATGCCTTATTAAACGAAGTCGCTCAGTTTAATTCCCAAGCGCAACGAGAACTTAGAATGCTCTCTTCACAACAAACGGATTTATTTTTTCAAATTGATGCGGTTTGCCACCATCATGAAGGGAGTGATGAGCCGCATTATTTTATGACCCTTACCGATATTACGCCTATACGGCTTGCGCAAAATAATTTGCAGGAAACGACAGACCGGTTCGCACAGACCTTGCAAGCGTCCCAGACAGGAACCTGGATGGTCAATCTATCCAGTCAACGTATTTATTTTGACGAATATGCGGCGCAGATATTGCACTTGCCCAGCGAGCAAACCAATATTCCGATCACCGAACTGGCACAGCTCGTGATTGCAGAAGATCGTGCTAAACTGGATCTGCTTTATGAAGCGCATGCGCCCTTTTCAGAAATTGATATGGAACTTCGTTGTGCAATTTCACCCGACGAACGAATTACCTTATTGATTAAAGGTAAACAAGTGCAGCTGCCCGATAATAAAGAATATCTATCTGGCGTATTGGTCGATATTACAGCCAGAACACGCTATCAAGCGCACGAAGAAGAGAAGCGCAAGGCACAAGATCGTTTAATTCGTCGTAAATCTATTGAGGCGCAAGAGAAAGAGCGTGAAAGGATTAGTGCGGTACTGCATGACAGTGTTTGCCAAACGTTGTTTGGTATACGGTTTAATCTGAGTCACCTGGGATTAGAAAACAGTAATTTATCTGGCGTTGCGCAAGTTCAGCAACTTATCGATCAGGCGATTGAAGAGTTACGTAGTTTATCGCACGAATTAAACCCTTCTATCCTGCGTGACTTCGGGTTCGTAGCCGGTTTAGACGATATGGTTAAGCGGCTTTCCAGTTTCGGCTTTCAGGTTAAGACCAATGTTTCTAAATTGGCGGATAAATTGCCTACTGAAATACAGCTTTATCTTTTCCGTATCATTCAGGAATTGCTTAATAATGTGATTCATCACTCTGGTTCGAACAAAGCGGATGTTTCGTTGACTATCGAAAATAAAACTATTGCACTCCGTGTGCGCGATTATGGTGAAGGTATACGGCGCGAGTTAGAAGATGTTGCTAAACGCGGCACAGGCTTGCGTACGATTATTAGTCGTGTCAATCTGCTCTCCGGAACGATCGAACTCGATTACCACAAAGGCGCTCGCTTCCGTGTCTGTATTCCAATAAAAACTTAGTAGCAAAGCGCATGGAAAATAAAGACATCAACCATATCATTGTTATCGGAGCTTCGGCAGGCGGTCTGTCGGCCGTCGAAAGTCTTTTATCATCCGTTCCCGCAACTATCGATGCCGCGCTGTTTATTGTTATTCATCTCAGTAAAAATGCAAGGCAAGACAATATTCTTTCTATTCTTAAAAGACAAAGCAACTGGCCACTGCAAATTCCGAAAAACGGAACGATAGTAACGCGTGGCGTCGCTTATCTGGCGCCGATAGACTGCCACATGATGCTCAGCGATGGACATATTATGGTTTCTGGCGGCGCTATGGAAAACCATTACCGCCCATCAATCGATGTACTTTTTCGAACGGCGGCCGCTACCTACAGTTCTTGTGTGATCGGCATTATCTTATCCGGTCTTCTAGACGATGGTGTCTCGGGCATGTCGGCAATTAAAAGTGCTGGCGGTGTTTGCATTGTACAAGATCCAGATGAAGCGGATTATGCGGAAATGGCCGTCAATGTATTAAAACAGACCGATGTAGATTATCAAGTACCGTTAAGCGACATCGCGTATATCTTAGCTGATATTTCGTCACGTGGCGATTGCGATCCGGCCGCTATCCCCGATCAGTTGCGGAAAGAAGCGGATATCACGATACGCAGAGCGACGAACTATGCGGATACCGATAAATTGGGATCGCCGACCATGTTTACCTGTCCCGATTGTGGCGGTATGCTTACCAAGATAGAGGGCGAGACCACGGCGCGCTATCGTTGTTACACCGGACATGTTTTTTCTGAACAGTTTTTAGAAGAACAATATCTTCTAAAAACTGAAGAAACCCTTTGGGTAGCTATGCGGATGATGGAAGAGCGCCGAAACTTTTTGGGAAGTCTCGAACGGAAATTCGGCACACAGGGGCCAACGGCAAAGGAACGAAAAGAACGTGTAATCGAGCTGGAAAAACATATCACACATCTTAAAGTGATGTTGGCCAACTTTGGAACGCCTATATCCCTTCGTGGAAACAGCGACTAGTCGCATGTTTTTATACTTAGTTTTCGGTGTTAAGTTCGAAATAAAATAAAGAACCTTTGCCCAGCGTGCTTTCGACTTGTATGCGGCTACCGTGATCATTAAGAATTTCGGACACGATATAAAGTCCGATTCCAAAGCCAGCAACATGGTAACCCGGCGGATTATCCACCCGATAAAAGCGTTCAAAAAGGCGTTTTTGATCGGTTTCGCTGATGCCGATACCAAAATCTTGTACAAAAATGGTCACTTTGCCTTCCGATTTGGTAAATCCTACTTTTATTTTTTCGCTATCAGGCGCATATTTTGTGGCGTTGCTGATTAAATTTATTAAAACTTGCCCAATCTTTTCCCGATCGGCTCGTAAGTTAACCGCCTCCGGCATGTGCAGTTCAACAGTATAGCGCCTTGTTAATGGGCTGATATCGGCAAGTACCTCCGTTATCAGCGTGTTCAAATTAAACGTTTCCGTATGTAAACTTGTTTTGCCATCATCCATTTTTGCTAACTCTAAGAAATCTTTGATGAGCGCCTTCATCTTCTTTGCTTGATGATCTATTTTAGTGGCTGCTTGCAAAACGAAGTCTTTCGGTTCGTCTGCTGCCCGCTTACTAAGCAATTGCGCGTAGGTCATAATGGTGCTTAGCGGTGTTTTCAACTCATGGCTCACCATCGAGACAAAATCATTTTTCCGCTGCTCTTCTCGTTTTTTTTCCGTGATATCTCGTGCAATCTTGGATACGCCGATAAAGTTACCTTCCGAATCGTGTATCGGCGACAACGTTAGCGAAACATCCAGGAGCCGCCCGTCCTTCGTCAACAGTTTTGTTTCGTATTGCTCGACACGCTCGCCGGCTTTAACCCGCTCCATAAAAATGCTTTTCTCCTGCAAAAGATCTTCCGGATAGATTTTCAGAATAGATTCCCCGATCATTTCGGACGCTTCAAACCCAAACATGCGCTGTGCAGAATTATTCCAGCTAGAAATGATGCCTTCCAGCGATTTTCCGACAACAGCATCATAAGAGGAGTCGATTATGGCCGCCAGCTCTGCGCGTTTAATATCTGCCTGTTTAGCGTCGGTCACATCCAGCATCGTGCCGGTGATTGATTTCGCCCGGTCGTACGAATCAAATTCCACCAATCCCTGGCAGCGAATCCAACGCAATTCCTGGTTATCTATCCTGCGTATACGATAGGTCACATCATAGCGATGTTCGGAACCATCAGCCATCGCCAAATCCAACTCCCGCTCTACCCGCGCGCGATCTTCGGGAGCAATAGCGTTTAAAAACCGATCTACGCCCGCCAATGTTAAATCTTCTTCCTGCAGTCCAAGTATCTTTTTGCTCTCTGCAGACCAAAAAACCTGATTATTCTTTTTATTCCATTCCCAAATTCCCAAATTTGCTGCCTCAATAGCCATCTTCAAGCGAGCCTCACTCAATTCATATTCTTGTAATAATTCATTTCGCTTAAATTGCTCTTCGACGATCGCCGTGACATCACGTGTGAAACAACGCGTGTGCACAAATTCACCGCCTTTATGCAATACATTCGAATTGATCAACACATACTTGATTGTGCCGTCTTTACATAATAGCCTGGCTGGGTAATTAGTAAGTGTTTCATTATTTAACAAACGACTTAAAATATCTTCGATAACCGCTTTGTCGGCATGAAACTTGGTAATAGAGTGGCCAATGTACTCATCGGCGCGATAGCCTAACGTGTTTAGTTCGGCTTGGTTTGCCCACGTAATAATGCCGCTAGAATCTACCCAATGTAGCGGCAAAGCTCCATTTTCGATAAAATCTGATAGTTCTTCTACCCTATCTTTCAACTCTCCATTTTCGGCTTCAAGCTGTTGTATCTTTTTAGTAAGCGTCCTGTTGTCTATCATAATAAATTATAGAAGCATGGTTAAATCGGGTAATAATTCTCTACAAATATAGTAAATGTAGCAGGCTTAAGAAAGCAACATGACGTTTACCTGATAGATTTTTTTCAGCAGGCAACTGTTTTCCATCCGCGTAAAAAAATACGCCGGCATATTGCCCACGCACATCATTAAATAACGACGTTTTCTAGCTGCACATGGCTATTTTTTCTTACTCGAAGACCACCTGTCAACGTGTTTGTATTTTGAAATAATCGATAACGGTTTTGTTTTTAAAAGCTGATGCATACAGCCGAGTCATCACGCCAGGCAAGGCTATCGCCTTGAGTTTTACAACTGCCTGGCTTTTGCTAGGTAAAAACTACGTAAGAACGCTCGTTGCTGCCAGAAAAAAACAGAAATACCTGCTAGTGACTAGCGCAGATTTCGTACGTTTTCGTACGTTTGTGATGGTTATGAAAATTTACAACAAAAATATCTATTGGCAAAAGCTGATAGATAATGAAAATTCAAACACGCGTTCTCATTCTTCTGTGGAAGGAATAATAGACACTTACCATTACATCTTTAATTGCGCTAACAATACCATTGATTATGTGTCTGACACGTTTGAGTTTGTTACGGGCCGCAAAAAAAGCAGGTTTTCGATCAGCACTTTTCTTGATATGATTCATCCGGACGATATCGAACATTATTTTTTATGTGAAGAACGCAGTCAGCAATTCAGCAATAGCCTCTCCTTTGGCGAGCATTTTAGATACCGCATGGACTATGCTTACCGCATACAGAAACAAGACGGAAGCTATATGACTATTCGGCAGCAAC
Coding sequences within it:
- a CDS encoding redox-active disulfide protein 2, whose product is MAKDQPLAEMSTDELIKNQKRITFMTSILGGMLILLLGLTIQTWINNGRSPLIAVPFALAPIVVINIKKINAIKQELKSRGI
- a CDS encoding GH1 family beta-glucosidase, producing the protein MHFSKEAFGDDFVWGVSTAAYQIEGAHLHDGKAPSIWDIFVQKKNKIFQNHKGDIACDFYNRYIDDLELMHRLNIRNYRFSIAWSRIIPNGVGEINQAGVDFYNRLIDLSLSLGITPWVTLYHWDLPHALELKGGWLNRDVKEWFADYVAVCVQLFADRVKHWMVLNEPTVFTAAGYFFGVHAPGKKGLDNFLAAAHHAALAQAHGGRVIKSWQADSVVGSTFSCSHVEQFSSRPKDIFAAKKADALLNRLFIEPLLGLGYPTAEIKVLNRIEKYMRQNDLADLKFDMDFIGLQNYTREIIRYAMFVPFLQAKIVSAKERKVEMTAMNWEVYPESIYHILKKFAAYENMPPLIITENGAAFPDLKEDDRVHDPKRLQYLQDAIGQVLRAKQEGVPVKGYFVWTFLDNFEWAEGYYPRFGLVHVDFENQERTVKSSGEWYANFLKA
- the rpiA gene encoding ribose 5-phosphate isomerase A translates to MPDLKKKVATAALAYIKPRQVIGLGAGSTINHLINGIQQAISFQSTLTFVTPCAETERQLVRHGLVCINSDNLAKIDLYFDSCDQVDAQLNALKSGGGIHANEKICAAMADDFYLLVDRSKLVATLSNDFPLCIEVLPKALCWLVEQIERRYEAYGAKVAIRESPKSTGPIRTDNGNFLADVFFQRLPELAVLNTEIKQFPGLVEHSLFYQLATHMLVADEDTVQLLPAK
- a CDS encoding CheR family methyltransferase, giving the protein MKSKEINDTAKEQKANDNIEQPTAYNALFPIVGIGGGKGSLTALEQFFKHMPAQSGMGFVFVFHQDAADMPDFVNLIKSYTTIPVVEAQDGVIVQPDHIYVSPCGVDTGIHQGKLLLFQPAADRSTQMCIDHFFQSLAEDQGKRAVGIVLSGCGVDGETGIRMIKEQFGLTLAQEPLTAELPNMPIASVKTQMVDYILPVDEMPRKLVQYLSHPALLFSEDDGEVQDQADNSIYIQKILLLLRSNTGHDFSLYKTNTIFRRIDRRIAFHRLQHYEDYVNYLRENPTEIETLLNELLIGVTKFFRDRKAFDVLKKQIHSLLTHKKQDEPIRIWIAGCSTGEEAYSIAILVSEFLEASKQKRKPRVQIFATDLDANAIEHARSGFYSGNIASELTAWQLERFFIKKSDGYVVKKEIRELIVFAQHNLVKDAPFTRLDMLCCRNVMIYLTAELQKKILPIFHYSLLSGGILFLGPAESVGTFHEMFDVLDSKWKIFKRKEGISTVGKFLDFPFHVGNNDKVTAAKKNPPRKINPLAEDFNHLLLEKHTPASLLLNDRGEILYVNGQTNRYIQLQAGEAVMNIHRMIREELKYVLGNALHQASSSKQRVEVKDVKIKEGSALHLVSFAVDYLEESSLHGLLMVSFSEQYAHEQTKEANAKANISEAAIDDLQKELIYTKQQLHQTIEQMEISLEELKSTNEELQSTNEELQSTNEEALTTREEMQTLNEQLMTVNLQYQKKAEELTVLQNDLKNLHDSTEDGTVFLDVQLHILRYTPQAGKLLRITLEDIGSSAVSFLAKFGLSDLPVLINTVIETLHTKTIELQHQDGDWYAVRIAAYRTLDNFISGVVLTFSNITREKKLGLRYAALSGFTQKVIDADGAAVALLYPNKQLLAYNHAFQRLFPLVKAENLELSFDEIVQRTWDAENISERLATMGKVDEEINIAYRKNGTDNKFLVSVERIFIDGADQIIMYVKFEQK
- a CDS encoding PAS domain-containing sensor histidine kinase; translation: MIEKRPDDKADKKQFSVLREKAEQLLLSDPARLPKEGEVGVLLDELEVYELELQMQNEELRRSQELLERERAKFASLFDAAPVAYLVIDQTGVITSVNQRALDLLGVQFSGEVLGKNFSMFIAVDSHQRYYALLNEVAQFNSQAQRELRMLSSQQTDLFFQIDAVCHHHEGSDEPHYFMTLTDITPIRLAQNNLQETTDRFAQTLQASQTGTWMVNLSSQRIYFDEYAAQILHLPSEQTNIPITELAQLVIAEDRAKLDLLYEAHAPFSEIDMELRCAISPDERITLLIKGKQVQLPDNKEYLSGVLVDITARTRYQAHEEEKRKAQDRLIRRKSIEAQEKERERISAVLHDSVCQTLFGIRFNLSHLGLENSNLSGVAQVQQLIDQAIEELRSLSHELNPSILRDFGFVAGLDDMVKRLSSFGFQVKTNVSKLADKLPTEIQLYLFRIIQELLNNVIHHSGSNKADVSLTIENKTIALRVRDYGEGIRRELEDVAKRGTGLRTIISRVNLLSGTIELDYHKGARFRVCIPIKT
- a CDS encoding chemotaxis protein CheB, giving the protein MENKDINHIIVIGASAGGLSAVESLLSSVPATIDAALFIVIHLSKNARQDNILSILKRQSNWPLQIPKNGTIVTRGVAYLAPIDCHMMLSDGHIMVSGGAMENHYRPSIDVLFRTAAATYSSCVIGIILSGLLDDGVSGMSAIKSAGGVCIVQDPDEADYAEMAVNVLKQTDVDYQVPLSDIAYILADISSRGDCDPAAIPDQLRKEADITIRRATNYADTDKLGSPTMFTCPDCGGMLTKIEGETTARYRCYTGHVFSEQFLEEQYLLKTEETLWVAMRMMEERRNFLGSLERKFGTQGPTAKERKERVIELEKHITHLKVMLANFGTPISLRGNSD